From Ferviditalea candida, one genomic window encodes:
- a CDS encoding ribonuclease H-like YkuK family protein: MHFTSPTRGIMTIHEMTENIRDYIQEDPHARYKLVIGTDSHTNRQGTVYVTALIIHRGGKGARLFYRKLRTKPMMDLRYRIYRETELSLEAVRLLNQNGINKLLLDSPVEIHADIGNNGDTKKLIQEIVGWITSIGYIVRIKPYSFGASSAADRFTN; the protein is encoded by the coding sequence ATGCACTTTACCAGTCCGACGCGGGGAATCATGACGATTCATGAGATGACGGAAAACATACGCGATTATATTCAGGAAGATCCGCATGCCCGTTACAAATTGGTGATCGGGACCGATTCCCATACCAACAGACAAGGAACGGTGTATGTTACGGCATTGATTATTCACCGGGGCGGAAAAGGGGCAAGACTGTTCTACCGTAAGCTGAGGACCAAGCCGATGATGGACCTTCGCTATCGTATTTATCGTGAAACGGAATTGAGTCTGGAAGCGGTTCGCCTGTTGAACCAAAACGGAATAAACAAATTGCTGCTCGATTCGCCGGTTGAAATACATGCCGACATCGGGAATAACGGGGATACCAAAAAGCTGATCCAGGAAATAGTCGGTTGGATTACTTCCATCGGCTATATAGTCCGGATCAAACCGTACTCCTTTGGGGCCAGCTCCGCGGCAGACCGCTTTACAAATTAA